In Polyangia bacterium, a genomic segment contains:
- a CDS encoding ribonuclease H, whose protein sequence is MAWIRMRFKDQSVWVRADSAGKLVLDGAGRAEMKYRETDEKSYRPSASNLLPDADGGPPRELSEAKSGGAPYVRRSSASAQKGSLSPLRVPGAVEVWTDGACSGNPGPMGIGVVVVDGELREEVSEYLGVGTNNIAELVAIERGLDVVATLSKAKVGKDDRARRVRVYSDSGYAIGLLEKGWKAKANQDLVARLRKQVAAVPNLEFVKVPGHAGVPENERCDTLARQAISRGR, encoded by the coding sequence ATGGCTTGGATACGCATGCGGTTCAAAGATCAAAGCGTCTGGGTGCGCGCCGACAGCGCCGGCAAGCTGGTGCTGGACGGCGCCGGCCGCGCCGAGATGAAATATCGCGAGACCGACGAGAAAAGTTATCGTCCGTCGGCGTCCAATCTTTTGCCCGACGCCGACGGCGGCCCGCCGCGCGAACTGTCCGAGGCAAAGTCGGGTGGCGCGCCGTACGTTCGCCGCAGCAGCGCCAGCGCCCAAAAGGGCTCGCTGTCGCCGTTGCGCGTGCCGGGCGCCGTCGAGGTGTGGACCGACGGTGCCTGTTCGGGAAACCCCGGCCCGATGGGCATCGGCGTGGTGGTGGTCGACGGCGAGCTCCGCGAAGAGGTCAGCGAATACCTGGGCGTCGGCACCAACAACATCGCCGAGCTGGTGGCCATCGAACGCGGCCTGGACGTGGTCGCCACGCTGTCGAAGGCAAAGGTCGGCAAAGACGATCGCGCCCGCCGCGTGCGCGTGTACAGCGACAGCGGTTATGCCATCGGCTTGCTGGAAAAAGGCTGGAAAGCGAAGGCCAACCAGGATCTGGTGGCGCGCCTGCGCAAGCAAGTGGCGGCGGTCCCCAACCTGGAGTTCGTCAAAGTCCCCGGCCACGCCGGCGTCCCCGAAAACGAACGCTGCGACACCTTGGCTCGGCAGGCGATCAGCCGCGGCCGGTAG
- a CDS encoding DUF4393 domain-containing protein has translation MLFSKEREKVASATRAIRELMVRPRASGGGETDLGGGLQVLARLAMSPLGFVPQAAARVPGMLRELGERRRAIPERRRLAPNPILTAQVLSASLRADEVLRERYLNLLAASMDSATARRVHPAFVQVLREITPDEARIFSLFDTDGPYPVITVQARYKFGGYTHTELRNFNLLGEQAGCDFPDRAPMYLDNLCRLGLTEIRAARVSEDARMFKVVEQHPRVLEALARIEARRPAELGPSDEPIVPDIQRKYLFVTAFGRQFYDACEYRPEAES, from the coding sequence ATGCTGTTCAGCAAGGAGAGGGAGAAGGTGGCCAGCGCAACGCGGGCAATCCGCGAGCTGATGGTTCGTCCGCGGGCCAGCGGCGGAGGCGAGACCGACCTCGGGGGCGGCCTGCAGGTGTTGGCCCGGCTGGCGATGTCGCCGCTCGGTTTTGTTCCCCAGGCGGCGGCGCGCGTGCCGGGCATGCTGCGCGAGCTCGGCGAACGACGGCGGGCCATCCCGGAGCGGCGGCGCCTGGCTCCGAACCCGATCCTGACCGCCCAGGTCCTGTCCGCCTCGCTGCGCGCCGACGAGGTTCTGCGCGAGCGGTACCTGAATCTTTTGGCGGCGTCGATGGACAGCGCCACCGCCCGCCGCGTTCACCCCGCCTTCGTGCAGGTGCTGCGCGAGATCACCCCCGACGAGGCGCGCATCTTCAGCCTGTTCGACACCGACGGTCCTTACCCGGTGATCACCGTGCAAGCCCGTTACAAGTTCGGCGGCTACACCCACACCGAGCTGCGAAATTTCAATTTGCTGGGCGAGCAAGCCGGCTGCGATTTCCCCGATCGGGCGCCGATGTACCTGGACAACCTCTGCCGCCTGGGCCTGACCGAGATCCGCGCCGCCCGGGTCTCGGAAGACGCCCGCATGTTCAAGGTGGTCGAGCAGCACCCGCGCGTGCTGGAAGCCCTGGCCCGCATCGAAGCACGCCGGCCGGCCGAGCTCGGTCCCAGCGACGAGCCGATCGTCCCCGACATCCAGCGCAAGTATCTCTTCGTCACCGCGTTCGGCCGGCAATTTTACGACGCCTGCGAGTACCGCCCGGAGGCCGAGTCGTAG
- a CDS encoding amino acid ABC transporter permease, whose protein sequence is MHYAFDWSTVTSGKYFGWLISGLKVTVELSAISAVVAFVLGLLVAVLRLAPTRPLRVVASAYIEFFRNTPLVVQIFFWYFGSYKILPDALNTWLNEHNFEFAAAAIALSIYTSAFIAEDIRSGILAVPKEQMEAARSVGFSYLAAMRRVILPQAVRITVPPLVNQFLNLTKNSSLAMTIGVAEVTYQARQIESYSFKGFEAFTAATVIYLGLSLLITALVAAYDRAVLNPAHGR, encoded by the coding sequence CTGCACTACGCGTTCGACTGGTCGACGGTCACGTCGGGCAAATATTTCGGCTGGCTGATCTCGGGGCTGAAGGTCACGGTCGAACTGTCGGCGATATCGGCGGTGGTGGCGTTTGTGCTGGGCCTGCTGGTGGCGGTGCTGCGCCTGGCGCCGACCCGACCGCTGCGGGTGGTGGCGTCGGCGTACATCGAGTTCTTTCGCAACACCCCGCTCGTGGTGCAGATCTTCTTTTGGTACTTCGGGTCATACAAGATCCTGCCCGACGCGTTGAACACCTGGCTGAACGAACACAACTTCGAGTTCGCCGCCGCCGCCATCGCCCTTTCGATCTACACGTCGGCCTTCATCGCCGAGGACATTCGTTCCGGCATCCTGGCGGTTCCGAAGGAACAGATGGAGGCGGCGCGCAGCGTCGGGTTTTCGTACCTGGCGGCGATGCGCCGGGTGATCTTGCCGCAGGCGGTGCGCATCACCGTCCCGCCGCTGGTGAACCAGTTCTTGAACCTGACCAAGAACTCGTCGCTGGCCATGACCATCGGGGTGGCCGAGGTGACGTATCAAGCGCGGCAGATCGAAAGTTACAGCTTCAAGGGCTTTGAAGCGTTCACCGCGGCGACGGTGATTTACCTGGGCCTGTCGCTGCTGATCACCGCCCTGGTGGCCGCGTACGACCGCGCGGTGTTGAACCCGGCGCACGGGCGCTGA
- the glpX gene encoding class II fructose-bisphosphatase has protein sequence MDRNLALEVVRVTEAAALAAARFVGLGDRNNADQAATEAMRKTFEDLHVAGTVVIGEGERDEAPMLYIGEKLGDGDPTSPRVDIAVDPLEGTNLCANGINDALAVVAMAEHGQFLNAPDTYMQKIAVGSVAAGVIDIRKSATANLGAIAEAKGVSVGDLTAVILDRPRHAALIDEVRKAGVRIRLISDGDVGGAIATADPSTGIDVLLGTGGAPEGVLAAAALRCVGGDMQGILRPRNDAERTRAIAMGVSDPDHVFSIDQLASGDVMFAATGVTDGFLLRGVHFTGTGADTHSVVMRSRSGTVRFIRARHRFAINPDYSPRRR, from the coding sequence ATGGATCGCAACCTGGCCTTGGAGGTGGTGCGGGTGACCGAAGCGGCGGCGCTGGCCGCGGCGCGCTTTGTCGGGCTCGGGGATCGCAACAACGCCGACCAGGCCGCCACCGAGGCGATGCGCAAGACGTTCGAAGACCTGCACGTCGCCGGCACGGTGGTGATCGGCGAGGGCGAGCGCGACGAGGCGCCCATGCTTTACATCGGCGAGAAGCTAGGCGACGGCGATCCGACGTCGCCGCGCGTGGACATCGCCGTCGATCCGCTGGAGGGCACGAACCTGTGCGCCAACGGCATCAACGACGCCCTGGCGGTGGTGGCGATGGCCGAGCACGGCCAGTTCCTGAACGCGCCCGACACGTACATGCAGAAGATCGCCGTCGGCAGCGTGGCCGCCGGCGTGATCGACATTCGCAAGAGCGCCACCGCCAACCTCGGCGCCATCGCCGAGGCCAAGGGCGTCTCGGTCGGCGATCTGACGGCGGTCATCTTGGATCGCCCGCGCCACGCCGCCTTGATCGACGAGGTGAGAAAAGCCGGCGTGCGCATCCGCCTCATCTCCGACGGCGACGTGGGCGGCGCGATCGCGACCGCCGATCCGTCGACCGGCATCGACGTCCTGCTGGGCACCGGCGGGGCCCCCGAGGGCGTCCTGGCGGCGGCCGCCCTGCGCTGCGTGGGCGGCGACATGCAGGGCATCCTGCGCCCGCGCAACGACGCTGAGCGGACCCGGGCCATCGCCATGGGCGTCAGCGATCCGGACCATGTTTTCTCGATCGATCAGCTGGCCAGCGGCGACGTGATGTTCGCCGCCACCGGCGTCACCGACGGGTTTCTGCTGCGCGGGGTGCACTTCACTGGCACCGGCGCGGACACCCACTCGGTGGTGATGCGGTCGCGTTCGGGCACGGTGCGCTTTATCCGCGCGCGCCACCGCTTCGCGATCAACCCCGATTACAGTCCGCGCCGCCGCTGA
- a CDS encoding metal-dependent hydrolase, giving the protein MASFGHLAVGMLTGRLHNAGAGNRSRKRCYTAILLFAVLSILPDADLIPVALGVHDWGAIGHRGASHSLVMALMVGLACGLFARRMGVPAWRTAFAITVAVGSHGLLDTLGEGGRGIPLLWPFSAHRFMSPWRVLPDAPRVEDYLSHAGIVSLLSEFCYFLPLMVYVLWPRKRAGATATATAEAALSTATVETALSVLTVVRGGRPDTPPMGVCAAANDAEASDVRPTDASRGDDPPLRSSG; this is encoded by the coding sequence GTGGCGAGTTTTGGTCATCTCGCCGTCGGGATGCTGACGGGTCGGCTGCACAACGCAGGGGCCGGGAACCGCTCGCGGAAACGCTGCTATACCGCCATCCTGCTGTTTGCGGTGCTCTCCATTCTGCCCGACGCCGATCTGATCCCGGTGGCGTTGGGCGTGCACGATTGGGGCGCCATCGGTCATCGCGGCGCCTCGCACTCGCTGGTGATGGCGTTGATGGTGGGCCTGGCCTGCGGGCTTTTCGCGCGCCGGATGGGCGTGCCGGCGTGGCGAACCGCCTTCGCCATCACCGTCGCCGTCGGCAGCCATGGCTTGCTGGACACCCTCGGCGAAGGCGGACGCGGCATCCCGCTTCTGTGGCCGTTTTCCGCCCATCGCTTCATGTCGCCGTGGCGCGTGCTGCCGGACGCGCCGCGCGTCGAAGACTATCTGTCGCACGCCGGCATCGTCAGCCTGCTGTCCGAGTTCTGTTATTTCCTGCCGCTCATGGTGTACGTGCTGTGGCCGCGCAAGCGCGCCGGAGCGACGGCGACAGCGACGGCCGAGGCAGCCCTGTCGACCGCGACAGTGGAAACCGCGCTTTCGGTCCTGACCGTGGTCAGAGGCGGCCGGCCCGACACGCCGCCGATGGGTGTGTGCGCGGCGGCGAATGATGCCGAGGCCAGCGACGTTCGGCCAACCGACGCCAGCCGCGGCGACGATCCGCCGCTGCGTTCCAGCGGTTAA
- a CDS encoding ABC transporter substrate-binding protein, with protein sequence MKRLFLALLATAAVLSFRVSPAAAADTLAEVKKKGVLVCGVKDSLPPFGYVDAGSRELVGYDIDFCKALADKLKVKAELKPVTSASRIPQLQERNIDLIAATMTHTAEREKQIAFSHTYFLTGQKFLAKVGTVKTLKDLEGKKVATAKGSTSEQNVAQAVPTATVLSFDDYPQAVLALQQGKVVAVTTDESILIGQLNNLHDPHYEIASLQISEEPYGLGMRKGDPAFVSFVNKTLLEMEKNGQARTIYDKWFSSTSGTPRPRNFQITAGK encoded by the coding sequence ATGAAGCGACTTTTCTTGGCGCTGCTGGCCACGGCGGCGGTGCTTTCGTTCCGCGTGAGCCCGGCCGCCGCGGCCGACACGCTGGCCGAGGTGAAGAAGAAGGGCGTGCTGGTGTGCGGGGTGAAGGACTCGCTGCCGCCGTTCGGGTATGTCGACGCCGGCTCGCGCGAGCTGGTGGGATACGACATCGATTTCTGCAAGGCGCTGGCCGACAAGCTGAAGGTCAAAGCCGAGCTGAAACCGGTGACGTCGGCCAGCCGCATCCCGCAGCTGCAAGAGCGCAACATCGACCTCATCGCCGCCACCATGACCCACACCGCCGAGCGCGAAAAACAGATCGCCTTTTCCCACACCTATTTTCTCACCGGGCAAAAGTTCCTGGCCAAGGTGGGGACGGTGAAGACGCTGAAGGATCTCGAAGGCAAGAAGGTGGCCACCGCCAAGGGATCGACGTCGGAGCAGAACGTCGCCCAGGCGGTGCCCACCGCCACCGTGCTGTCATTCGACGACTACCCGCAGGCGGTGCTGGCCTTGCAACAGGGCAAGGTGGTGGCGGTGACCACCGACGAGTCGATCTTGATCGGCCAGCTGAACAACCTGCACGACCCGCACTACGAGATCGCGTCGTTGCAGATCTCCGAAGAGCCCTACGGCCTGGGCATGCGCAAGGGCGACCCCGCGTTCGTGTCGTTCGTGAACAAGACGCTGCTGGAGATGGAAAAAAACGGTCAGGCCCGCACGATCTACGACAAGTGGTTCTCGTCCACGTCGGGCACGCCGCGCCCGCGCAATTTCCAGATCACGGCCGGGAAATAG
- a CDS encoding amino acid ABC transporter ATP-binding protein, whose protein sequence is MIRFRDVNKWFGKNHVLRDVTLSVEGGEVVVVCGPSGSGKSTLIRTINKLEPIDSGSLVVDGQDLADSKLAINKLRAEIGFVFQQFNLYPHLSVLANITLAPRLVRKVPPREADEQAAALLARVGLSEKRDAYPSQLSGGQQQRVAIARALAMKPKIMLFDEPTSALDPEMIGEVLAVMKDLAGTGMTMMVVTHEMGFAREVSSRVVFIDQGAILEDAPPAEFFRSPKHARAQQFLKQVLSPMH, encoded by the coding sequence ATGATCCGCTTTCGGGACGTCAACAAATGGTTCGGGAAAAACCACGTCCTGCGCGACGTCACCCTGTCCGTCGAAGGCGGCGAGGTGGTCGTGGTCTGCGGGCCGTCCGGGTCGGGCAAGTCCACTCTGATCCGCACCATCAACAAGCTCGAGCCGATTGACAGCGGCTCCCTGGTGGTCGACGGCCAGGATCTGGCCGATTCAAAGCTAGCGATTAACAAACTGCGCGCCGAGATCGGTTTCGTCTTCCAGCAGTTCAATCTCTACCCGCACCTTTCTGTGCTGGCCAACATCACGCTGGCGCCCCGCCTGGTGCGCAAGGTGCCGCCGCGCGAGGCCGACGAGCAGGCGGCGGCGCTGCTGGCGCGCGTGGGCCTTTCGGAAAAACGCGACGCCTATCCGTCGCAGCTGTCCGGCGGCCAGCAGCAGCGGGTGGCCATCGCCCGGGCGCTGGCCATGAAACCGAAGATCATGCTGTTCGACGAGCCGACATCGGCGCTGGACCCCGAGATGATCGGCGAGGTGCTGGCGGTGATGAAGGACCTGGCAGGCACCGGCATGACCATGATGGTGGTGACGCATGAGATGGGCTTCGCGCGCGAGGTGTCGAGCCGCGTGGTGTTCATCGATCAGGGCGCCATCCTGGAAGACGCCCCGCCGGCCGAATTTTTTCGCAGCCCGAAGCACGCCCGCGCGCAGCAGTTTCTAAAGCAGGTGCTGTCGCCGATGCATTGA
- a CDS encoding amino acid ABC transporter permease translates to MDFSVVKDNLTYFLIGRFPHGPLGGVALTLILAVVSLVLSLFGGLILGLCSVSRRRWVRWPSAVFINTVRGMPLLMVIFWAYFLWPALLGHPTAESQTVVLSLTVFTSAYMSQIVRAGIAAVPRGQTEAAVAAGLSPHQTLWRVVLPQALRNMIPSFVNQFVSMIKDTSLAFIVGVDELTHVATQVNNRTLTHPTEIFLFVAVVYFAMCYAFTALSRWLERRLVWRRSI, encoded by the coding sequence GTGGATTTTTCCGTCGTCAAAGACAACCTGACCTACTTTTTGATCGGGCGCTTTCCGCACGGCCCGCTGGGCGGCGTGGCGCTGACGTTGATTTTGGCCGTGGTGTCGCTGGTGCTGTCGCTGTTTGGCGGGTTGATATTGGGGCTTTGCAGCGTGTCGCGGCGGCGCTGGGTGCGGTGGCCGTCGGCGGTGTTCATCAACACCGTGCGGGGGATGCCGCTGCTGATGGTGATCTTCTGGGCGTATTTTCTCTGGCCGGCGTTGCTCGGTCACCCGACGGCAGAGAGCCAGACCGTGGTGCTGTCGCTGACCGTGTTCACGTCGGCGTACATGTCGCAAATCGTCCGGGCGGGGATCGCCGCCGTGCCGCGCGGGCAGACCGAAGCGGCGGTGGCCGCCGGTCTGTCGCCGCACCAGACGTTGTGGCGGGTGGTGCTGCCGCAGGCCCTGCGCAATATGATCCCCTCGTTCGTCAATCAGTTCGTCTCGATGATCAAAGACACCTCCCTGGCCTTCATCGTCGGTGTCGACGAGCTGACCCACGTGGCAACCCAGGTCAACAACCGGACGTTGACCCACCCGACGGAGATCTTCCTGTTCGTCGCGGTGGTGTATTTCGCGATGTGCTACGCCTTCACCGCGTTGTCGCGCTGGCTGGAACGGCGTCTGGTTTGGCGGCGGTCGATCTGA
- the mgtE gene encoding magnesium transporter produces the protein MTAATPPIEREPLSLVEIRDVWPLLTVEDRVDAFTQLPRDEAEEFFFGLDARDQAQVVLALPARDQRSWVRLLPPDDAADVIQAVPQDKRETVLALLDDPTRREVSALLAYAEDNAGGLMNPRFARLRPDITVDEAVSYLRRQTREQPRSIYYAYVLDADQHLLGTVSFGDLFTAAGQTRVRDVMSTSVVTIPEQMDQESVSREFGRYHLVALPVVDGEGRMKGIVTADDVVEVVQEEATEDMQKLGGVAALEAPYLEIRLFQMLRKRVGWLSVLFVGEMLTASAMGYFEKEIARAVVLALFVPLIISSGGNSGSQATTLVIRAMALGEVRLRDWWRVVRREFLAGLGLGLVLAVLGFIRIMAWQAIFHTYGDHYFGIASTVAASLVGVVLWGTLAGSMLPFLLRTFRFDPASASAPFVATLVDVSGLVIYFTMAAMILRGSLL, from the coding sequence ATGACCGCAGCCACGCCGCCGATTGAACGTGAACCCCTGTCGCTGGTGGAGATCCGCGACGTCTGGCCGTTGCTCACGGTGGAAGACCGCGTGGATGCCTTCACGCAGTTGCCCCGCGACGAGGCGGAGGAATTTTTCTTTGGCCTGGACGCCCGCGATCAAGCGCAGGTGGTGCTGGCCCTGCCGGCGCGCGATCAGCGATCGTGGGTGCGCCTGCTGCCGCCCGACGACGCCGCCGACGTTATCCAGGCGGTCCCACAGGACAAACGCGAAACCGTGCTGGCCCTGCTGGACGATCCCACCCGGCGCGAGGTCAGCGCGCTTTTGGCCTACGCCGAGGACAACGCCGGCGGTCTGATGAACCCGCGTTTTGCCCGCCTGCGCCCGGACATCACCGTCGACGAAGCGGTCAGCTACCTGCGCCGGCAAACCCGCGAGCAGCCGCGGTCGATCTACTACGCGTACGTGCTGGACGCCGATCAACATTTGCTGGGCACGGTGTCCTTCGGCGATCTCTTCACCGCCGCCGGGCAGACCCGGGTGCGCGACGTGATGAGCACGTCGGTGGTCACCATCCCCGAGCAGATGGATCAGGAATCGGTCAGCCGCGAGTTCGGCCGCTACCACCTGGTCGCCCTGCCGGTCGTCGACGGCGAGGGGCGGATGAAAGGTATCGTCACCGCCGACGACGTTGTCGAGGTGGTGCAGGAAGAGGCCACCGAGGATATGCAGAAACTAGGCGGCGTGGCCGCCTTGGAGGCGCCGTATCTCGAAATCCGCCTGTTTCAAATGCTGCGCAAGCGGGTCGGCTGGCTGAGCGTGCTGTTCGTGGGCGAGATGCTGACCGCCAGCGCGATGGGCTACTTCGAAAAAGAGATCGCCCGCGCGGTGGTGCTGGCGCTGTTCGTCCCGCTCATCATCTCGAGCGGCGGCAACTCCGGTTCGCAGGCCACCACGCTGGTCATCCGGGCCATGGCGCTGGGCGAGGTGCGGTTGCGCGACTGGTGGCGGGTGGTGCGGCGGGAGTTTTTGGCCGGTCTGGGCCTGGGCCTGGTGCTGGCGGTGCTGGGCTTCATTCGCATCATGGCCTGGCAGGCGATCTTTCACACCTACGGCGATCACTACTTCGGCATCGCCTCCACCGTCGCCGCCAGCCTGGTGGGGGTGGTTCTGTGGGGCACGCTGGCTGGATCGATGCTACCGTTTTTGTTACGCACC